From one Synechocystis sp. PCC 6803 substr. PCC-P genomic stretch:
- a CDS encoding folate-binding protein YgfZ codes for MALPFDLEQTWLYPLPEFSLIALQGEDRRRFLHNQTTNAVEARAVGEWFETVFVNSTGRTLELATVYVRQDSLWLQVEAGQKDFLWQWMDRFIFPFDKVELRDLSAHYRAVVLLGEKVEEHNLGWQLPTGNQWLAQSVQGVELLISAQTGLDLPGYTVIFPADQQELVNQLWGHLPLINPDQWESLRIYQGRPQAGKELTEDYNPLEAGLWRAISFTKGCYIGQETIARLNTYQGVKQRLWRITLDRQAEAGTVITLEGQKVGILTSVKGLTGLGYLKTKLVDQGMTVQLGEAIATVEKPPYLSHQYYQGPS; via the coding sequence ATGGCCCTTCCCTTTGACCTGGAGCAAACTTGGCTCTATCCCCTGCCCGAATTTAGTTTGATTGCATTACAAGGGGAAGACCGGCGGCGCTTTTTACACAACCAAACCACCAACGCAGTGGAAGCTAGGGCTGTGGGGGAATGGTTTGAAACCGTATTCGTCAACTCCACCGGCAGAACCTTAGAACTTGCCACGGTCTATGTACGTCAAGACTCCCTTTGGCTTCAAGTGGAAGCCGGGCAAAAAGATTTCCTCTGGCAATGGATGGACCGATTTATTTTCCCCTTTGACAAAGTGGAACTGCGGGATTTATCTGCCCATTATCGGGCGGTGGTGCTGTTGGGGGAAAAGGTTGAAGAGCATAATTTAGGTTGGCAATTGCCCACTGGGAACCAATGGTTAGCCCAATCGGTGCAGGGAGTTGAATTGCTCATTTCCGCCCAAACGGGGTTGGATTTGCCCGGTTATACGGTGATTTTTCCTGCGGATCAACAGGAATTGGTTAATCAACTTTGGGGGCATTTACCCCTAATCAACCCAGACCAATGGGAAAGTTTGCGTATTTACCAGGGCAGACCCCAAGCAGGGAAAGAATTAACAGAGGACTACAATCCCCTCGAAGCGGGTTTGTGGCGAGCGATCTCTTTTACTAAAGGTTGTTACATTGGGCAGGAAACCATTGCCCGTTTGAATACTTACCAAGGCGTCAAACAAAGGTTGTGGCGCATTACCCTTGATCGCCAGGCGGAAGCGGGAACGGTGATTACCCTAGAAGGACAAAAGGTGGGCATTTTAACCAGTGTGAAAGGATTGACGGGGTTGGGTTACCTCAAAACTAAGTTGGTTGATCAGGGCATGACAGTGCAGTTGGGAGAGGCGATCGCCACGGTAGAAAAACCACCCTACCTGAGCCACCAATATTACCAAGGGCCCAGTTAG
- the cobS gene encoding adenosylcobinamide-GDP ribazoletransferase, whose translation MEWWRRWYFLWGGDSVGAAILFYTRLPWPPSWPVNFDRIARWITLMGLLLSLILLALDRGLHWLGMDNLLQSAVVVSLWLALTGGLHLDGVADTADGLAVTNPSKRLAVMQDSYTGAYGVMAIAVVLLLKTFALASFSDHGLASWALIMALGWGRWGQLLAIALYPYLRENGKGAMHKRNLKLRPDLLLGTMIIVFGGVGMGYALAIEPWLILGATGSSALIAWAVGRWFAQQFKGHTGDTYGAVVEWSEVLILLGLSLV comes from the coding sequence ATGGAATGGTGGCGTCGCTGGTATTTTCTCTGGGGCGGAGATAGTGTGGGGGCGGCCATTCTGTTTTACACTCGTTTGCCCTGGCCTCCGAGCTGGCCAGTAAATTTTGACCGTATTGCCCGTTGGATAACCCTAATGGGACTTTTGCTGTCCCTAATTTTGCTGGCGTTAGATCGAGGCTTACATTGGTTGGGCATGGACAACCTATTGCAATCAGCCGTTGTGGTTAGCCTTTGGTTAGCTTTGACCGGGGGGCTCCATTTGGACGGGGTAGCGGATACGGCCGATGGTTTAGCGGTGACCAATCCCAGCAAACGCTTAGCGGTAATGCAAGACAGTTATACGGGGGCCTATGGCGTGATGGCGATCGCCGTGGTTTTATTGCTAAAAACCTTTGCCTTGGCTAGTTTTAGTGACCATGGTTTAGCAAGCTGGGCCCTTATCATGGCTTTGGGGTGGGGCCGTTGGGGCCAACTGTTGGCGATCGCCCTTTATCCTTACCTGAGAGAAAACGGCAAAGGTGCCATGCATAAACGCAATTTAAAATTAAGGCCCGATTTGCTGCTGGGCACAATGATTATTGTCTTTGGGGGAGTGGGCATGGGTTACGCCCTAGCCATTGAGCCTTGGTTGATTCTGGGGGCTACGGGGAGTTCGGCACTAATAGCCTGGGCCGTGGGGCGGTGGTTTGCTCAACAATTTAAAGGTCACACGGGGGACACCTATGGCGCAGTGGTGGAATGGAGTGAAGTATTGATTTTGCTAGGTTTGTCCTTGGTTTAA
- the glyQ gene encoding glycine--tRNA ligase subunit alpha produces MTITFQAVIAKLNEFWAQQGCLIAQPFDTEKGAGTMNPHTFLRAIGPEPWSVAYVEPCRRPTDGRYGENPNRVQHYFQYQVLIKPSPDNIQEVYLDSLRALGIQPEDHDIRFVEDNWESPTLGAWGVGWEVWLDGMEVTQFTYFQQCGGIDCRPVSIEITYGLERLAMYLQNVEAIDQIQWNEKLSYGDIFWQGEVEQCTYNFEASNPDLLFQLFALYEQEAGQLIERGLALPSLEYVLKCSHAFNLLDARGVIAVTERTRYIGRIRNLAREVAHIYLQQREALGFPLDKKVDKPISLV; encoded by the coding sequence ATGACCATTACTTTCCAAGCTGTTATCGCCAAGTTGAACGAATTTTGGGCCCAGCAAGGTTGCCTCATTGCCCAACCCTTTGACACGGAAAAAGGCGCTGGCACCATGAATCCCCACACCTTTCTACGGGCGATCGGGCCGGAACCTTGGTCAGTGGCCTATGTGGAGCCCTGTCGCCGGCCCACCGATGGCCGCTATGGAGAAAATCCCAACCGGGTACAGCACTATTTCCAGTATCAGGTGTTAATTAAGCCTTCCCCGGACAATATTCAGGAAGTGTATCTTGATTCCCTACGGGCCCTGGGTATTCAGCCCGAGGATCACGACATTCGTTTTGTGGAAGATAACTGGGAATCCCCAACCCTGGGGGCCTGGGGCGTAGGCTGGGAAGTGTGGCTCGACGGCATGGAAGTGACCCAATTTACCTATTTTCAGCAATGTGGTGGCATTGACTGTCGCCCCGTTTCCATCGAGATTACCTATGGCTTGGAACGGTTGGCCATGTATCTGCAAAATGTGGAGGCGATCGACCAAATTCAGTGGAATGAAAAGCTCAGCTACGGGGATATTTTCTGGCAGGGAGAAGTAGAGCAGTGTACCTATAATTTTGAAGCGTCTAACCCCGATTTATTATTTCAATTGTTTGCCCTTTACGAACAGGAAGCAGGGCAGTTAATCGAACGGGGTTTAGCTTTGCCCAGTTTGGAATATGTCCTGAAATGCTCCCATGCGTTTAATTTACTCGACGCGAGGGGAGTAATTGCCGTGACTGAGCGCACCCGTTACATTGGTCGCATTCGTAACTTGGCTAGGGAAGTGGCCCATATTTATTTACAACAACGGGAAGCCCTAGGTTTTCCCTTGGATAAAAAAGTAGATAAACCAATTTCCCTCGTATAG
- a CDS encoding mechanosensitive ion channel family protein: MVNLLFLFFIMSFFPNNIFDYDQQAITDLLITASLKILFALAILLIGFWLSKRLQKLIIRALRKSNLEPTFISFAGNISYYLLLVVFFVLCLAQLGIQTSSLVALLGASTLAIGLALQGSLANVAGGILLVLFNYFRVGERIEVAGIEGIVESIEILSTTICTYDNRLVTIPNKQIIENNIINHVGKPERRIDLVIGVGYEEDIDHVRSSLQWVIDQNSEVCTEPAPTIALGELGDSSVNFYVRPWVKSEDYFRLKLQLTEAIKRKLDEENISIPFPQRDVHLIQPETKELDIKAA; this comes from the coding sequence ATGGTGAATTTGTTGTTTCTTTTTTTCATTATGTCCTTTTTCCCAAATAATATTTTCGATTATGATCAACAAGCAATTACTGATTTACTAATTACTGCTTCTCTGAAAATTCTCTTTGCGCTAGCAATTTTATTAATTGGCTTTTGGTTATCGAAAAGACTACAAAAGCTAATTATTAGAGCCTTAAGAAAATCCAATCTGGAGCCAACTTTTATTTCCTTTGCGGGCAATATCAGTTACTACCTACTTTTGGTTGTGTTCTTTGTGCTCTGTTTAGCCCAACTAGGCATTCAAACTAGTTCCCTCGTCGCTCTTTTGGGGGCTTCCACCCTGGCGATCGGTTTAGCTCTGCAGGGTTCCCTCGCTAACGTGGCAGGGGGTATTTTGCTGGTGTTGTTTAATTATTTTCGGGTGGGGGAAAGGATCGAAGTTGCTGGCATTGAAGGGATCGTGGAGTCGATTGAGATACTTTCGACTACCATTTGTACCTACGACAATCGCTTGGTGACTATTCCCAATAAACAAATCATTGAAAATAATATTATTAACCATGTGGGTAAGCCCGAGCGCCGCATAGATTTAGTCATTGGGGTGGGGTACGAGGAAGATATTGACCATGTACGGTCTTCTTTACAGTGGGTAATTGATCAAAATAGTGAAGTTTGCACAGAACCAGCCCCTACCATTGCCCTGGGGGAATTAGGAGATAGCAGTGTTAATTTCTACGTGCGTCCCTGGGTAAAATCTGAAGATTACTTCCGCCTCAAATTGCAATTAACCGAAGCAATTAAACGGAAGCTAGACGAAGAAAATATTTCCATTCCTTTCCCCCAGCGGGACGTACATTTAATTCAACCAGAAACAAAGGAGTTGGATATTAAAGCGGCTTAA
- a CDS encoding cell wall metabolism sensor histidine kinase WalK, whose translation MFQATRRRLALWYTLVTAVLLLLFASGVYFYVRQTLVERIDDTLKHVVEVVNRSLVVQGLDQAEYGLNVSASFRDNDASVDDDHIDLEWFSAEGRLLWSTMGNNSPLSLASQSKTETVSFSGDRQLRQVTKRIQEGGMVLGYLRVSHPWFEVTKPIQQLAWDLSLGLTILVSSAAAIGWFLSGLAMEPIAESYQSLKQFTADASHELRNPIAVIQTNVQQALEYPEADPQQQRQQLQVIERLTQRLGNLVNDLLFLARSDSGTLGRTWQTIPLDALLIEVIEEQRLTAEQRGIFLSLRIESRGEELEEDFTVQGDWDQLARLFTNLITNAFDHSRPREQTEPSVALTLEHCTADHGALRPRQSGLQVTVADNGVGIDPEQIPHLFDRFFRADPSRSPNQGVGLGLAIVAAIVQHHQGKISVTSSPQGSQFRVQLPSAAPLG comes from the coding sequence ATGTTTCAGGCCACCCGTCGACGTTTAGCTTTGTGGTACACCTTGGTAACAGCGGTGTTATTGTTGCTATTTGCTAGCGGGGTTTATTTCTATGTCCGTCAAACCTTGGTAGAAAGAATTGATGACACCCTTAAGCATGTGGTGGAAGTGGTGAATCGTTCTCTGGTGGTACAAGGCCTAGACCAGGCGGAATATGGGCTGAATGTGTCGGCAAGTTTTCGCGATAATGACGCTTCCGTGGACGATGACCACATTGATTTGGAGTGGTTCAGTGCGGAGGGTCGCTTGCTGTGGTCCACCATGGGCAACAATTCTCCCCTTTCCCTTGCTAGCCAATCTAAGACAGAGACAGTTTCTTTTTCCGGCGATCGCCAGTTGCGCCAAGTAACGAAAAGAATTCAGGAAGGGGGCATGGTATTGGGCTATCTGCGGGTGAGCCATCCTTGGTTTGAAGTGACTAAACCCATTCAGCAATTGGCCTGGGATTTAAGCTTGGGGCTAACTATTTTGGTGAGTAGTGCGGCGGCCATTGGTTGGTTTCTATCGGGGTTAGCGATGGAGCCGATCGCCGAATCTTACCAGAGCTTGAAACAGTTCACCGCCGATGCCTCCCACGAACTTAGAAACCCCATTGCGGTGATTCAAACCAATGTGCAACAGGCTTTGGAATATCCCGAAGCGGACCCCCAACAACAACGCCAACAACTCCAGGTCATTGAACGACTTACCCAACGGCTGGGCAATTTGGTTAATGATTTGCTCTTCCTGGCCCGTTCTGACAGTGGGACCCTCGGCCGGACTTGGCAAACCATTCCTTTGGATGCGTTGTTGATTGAGGTGATTGAAGAACAACGGCTCACCGCTGAACAACGGGGAATTTTTCTTTCCCTTAGAATCGAAAGCCGGGGAGAGGAACTGGAGGAAGATTTCACTGTGCAAGGAGATTGGGACCAGTTGGCTCGCCTATTCACTAACCTAATTACCAACGCCTTTGACCATAGCCGGCCCCGGGAACAAACGGAACCTTCCGTAGCCCTCACCCTAGAACACTGTACTGCTGACCATGGGGCCCTGCGACCTAGGCAATCTGGCTTACAGGTCACAGTGGCAGATAACGGGGTGGGCATTGACCCAGAGCAAATTCCCCATTTATTTGACCGCTTTTTCCGGGCGGATCCTTCCCGATCGCCTAATCAAGGGGTTGGCCTCGGGCTGGCGATTGTGGCGGCCATTGTTCAGCATCACCAGGGCAAAATCAGTGTCACCAGTTCTCCCCAGGGCAGTCAATTTCGGGTGCAACTGCCTAGTGCCGCTCCTCTTGGATAG
- a CDS encoding DUF3593 domain-containing protein: MDLSSISPALCPQALMELSQIFAKENLFALSLFPYLGFLWFLRQSPQTPKLVMVGFYVLLVFVVVTIPAGLYAESHYQAQLADVDWLHGSAEVFLSLSNLLVVFGFIQGLARQSAEKQENN, translated from the coding sequence GTGGATTTATCGTCAATCAGCCCAGCCCTCTGCCCCCAAGCCCTGATGGAACTTAGCCAAATTTTTGCCAAGGAAAATCTTTTTGCCCTTTCCCTTTTTCCCTACCTGGGTTTTCTCTGGTTTCTACGGCAATCGCCGCAAACCCCCAAGCTCGTAATGGTGGGATTTTATGTTCTATTGGTGTTTGTTGTGGTAACTATCCCTGCGGGGCTCTACGCTGAAAGCCATTACCAAGCCCAGTTGGCCGATGTAGATTGGCTCCACGGCAGTGCAGAGGTATTTTTATCCCTTTCCAATCTGTTGGTAGTTTTTGGCTTTATCCAGGGTCTAGCCCGACAATCGGCGGAAAAACAGGAAAATAATTAG
- a CDS encoding DUF2499 domain-containing protein — translation MNALSIPTWMVHVSSVIEWIVAIALVSRYATKAGYGHWRALAWGMVPALVSATCACTWHFFDNASQLDWLVTLQALTTVIGNITLCLAAWWIYRQSAQPSAPKP, via the coding sequence GTGAATGCTCTCTCAATTCCCACTTGGATGGTTCATGTTTCCAGTGTCATTGAATGGATCGTGGCGATCGCCTTGGTGAGTCGTTATGCTACAAAAGCTGGTTATGGCCACTGGCGGGCCCTGGCCTGGGGGATGGTGCCAGCCCTGGTGAGTGCCACCTGTGCCTGTACTTGGCATTTCTTTGACAATGCTAGTCAGTTAGATTGGTTAGTGACGCTCCAGGCCCTGACCACCGTGATTGGCAATATTACCCTTTGCCTGGCGGCCTGGTGGATTTATCGTCAATCAGCCCAGCCCTCTGCCCCCAAGCCCTGA
- a CDS encoding folate/biopterin family MFS transporter, with translation MLVAMSMTPIAILFSTPLKRFLREKVLLGNAPSWELLAILSIYFVQGVLGLSRLAVSFFLKDELGLSPAAMGALIGLGAAPWILKPVLGLMSDTVPLFGYRRRSYLWLSGLMGSAGWLLFAAWVSSGTQAGLVLLFTSLSVAIGDVIVDSLVVERAQRESLAQVGSLQSLTWGAAAVGGIITAYASGALLEWFSTRTVFAITAIFPLLTVGAAFLISEVSTAEEEEKPQPKAQIKLVWQAVRQKTILLPTLFIFFWQATPSAESAFFYFTTNELGFEPKFLGRVRLVTSVAGLIGVGLYQRFLKTLPFRVIMGWSTVISSLLGLTTLILITHANRAMGIDDHWFSLGDSIILTVTGQIAFMPVLVLAARLCPPGIEATLFALLMSVMNLAGVLSFEVGSLLTHWLGVTETQFDNLALLVIITNLSTLLPLPFLGLLPAGDPQVKDKTEKEDNPDDPGDRLVLPPAEVFEHHTVGSLSDQNFLPEFFPEKSSSRP, from the coding sequence GTGCTTGTTGCTATGTCCATGACCCCGATCGCCATTTTATTCTCCACTCCCTTGAAGCGTTTCCTGCGGGAAAAGGTGCTCCTGGGCAATGCTCCCAGTTGGGAGTTACTGGCCATCCTCAGCATTTACTTTGTACAAGGGGTGTTGGGTCTCTCCCGTTTAGCAGTGAGCTTTTTCCTCAAGGATGAACTGGGACTGAGTCCGGCGGCTATGGGGGCTCTGATTGGTTTAGGGGCGGCGCCCTGGATTCTGAAGCCAGTGCTTGGTTTAATGTCCGACACGGTGCCTCTATTTGGCTATCGACGGCGATCATACCTCTGGTTATCGGGGTTAATGGGTAGTGCCGGTTGGCTATTGTTTGCTGCCTGGGTGAGCAGTGGTACTCAAGCCGGGTTAGTGTTGCTTTTCACTTCCCTATCCGTGGCGATCGGCGATGTGATTGTCGATTCCCTAGTGGTGGAACGGGCCCAACGGGAATCCTTAGCCCAAGTGGGATCTTTGCAATCCCTCACCTGGGGAGCCGCCGCCGTGGGGGGCATTATCACCGCCTATGCCAGTGGGGCTTTGTTGGAGTGGTTTAGCACCCGCACCGTATTCGCCATCACCGCCATTTTTCCTTTGCTGACCGTTGGGGCAGCTTTTTTAATCAGCGAAGTTTCCACCGCTGAGGAAGAGGAGAAACCGCAACCCAAGGCCCAAATTAAATTGGTTTGGCAGGCGGTACGTCAAAAAACGATTCTATTGCCCACTTTGTTTATTTTCTTTTGGCAGGCAACCCCCAGCGCCGAGTCAGCCTTTTTTTATTTCACCACCAACGAGTTAGGCTTTGAGCCGAAATTTTTGGGGCGGGTGCGCTTGGTCACTAGCGTGGCCGGATTGATTGGGGTGGGACTTTACCAACGCTTTTTAAAAACCTTGCCTTTCCGGGTGATCATGGGCTGGAGTACAGTGATTTCCAGCCTGCTGGGGTTAACTACCCTGATTTTAATTACCCACGCCAACCGAGCCATGGGTATTGATGACCATTGGTTTAGCTTGGGGGATAGCATTATTCTCACCGTAACGGGGCAAATTGCCTTTATGCCGGTGTTGGTTTTGGCCGCGCGCCTCTGTCCCCCGGGCATTGAAGCGACTTTGTTTGCCCTATTGATGTCGGTGATGAATTTGGCCGGCGTATTGTCCTTCGAGGTGGGGTCATTACTGACCCATTGGTTGGGGGTAACGGAAACCCAATTTGATAATTTGGCTTTGTTGGTCATTATCACTAACCTTTCCACCCTGCTGCCCTTGCCCTTTTTGGGACTGTTGCCAGCGGGAGATCCCCAAGTAAAAGACAAAACAGAAAAAGAGGATAATCCTGATGACCCAGGCGATCGCCTGGTGTTGCCTCCAGCGGAAGTGTTTGAACATCATACAGTGGGCAGTTTGAGCGACCAAAATTTCTTGCCCGAATTTTTCCCGGAAAAAAGTTCCAGCCGTCCCTAG
- a CDS encoding site-2 protease family protein, whose translation MWLLLLILAVITYFVVKSNAAPITRTPIWILWLVLMAPATLWTIWAMIYGPDAPLPPLLLLGPFLVCPLLYWWLVQKGRIVPDKEAQATASPSTDGTQGKEQKSSQPTPRPIDAAEEKSLRDCFPWGVYYLQQLDYRPQAILCRGKLQVAPEMAYERVKGNVEDVFGDRFLVLFQESLQGQPFFALVPNPAQAKEDRVNNGEKLHKPWLALTLLLLTGFTTTMVGAEMAGLTPEKLQAGIQTLMVGLPYSLAILTILGCHELSHYGAAIHYKIRTTLPYFIPIPFFLGTFGAFIQMKSPVPHRKALFDVAIAGPLGGLVVALPILWWGLAQSTVEPMPDNTNLLRFDALDYRFSLLMTLITKAALGSQLGANTVLDLHPLAIAGYIGLIVTALNLMPFGQLDGGHIIHAMLGQRAAIVTGQITRVAMVLLSFIRSDFFIWAIILLLMPVGDQPALNDVSELDDRRDLLGILAIAILILILLPVPPPLAQWLGI comes from the coding sequence ATGTGGCTTCTTTTGCTCATCCTTGCTGTCATCACTTATTTTGTGGTTAAAAGCAATGCCGCCCCCATCACCCGCACCCCGATTTGGATATTGTGGTTGGTGTTGATGGCTCCGGCCACCCTCTGGACAATTTGGGCCATGATTTACGGCCCCGATGCCCCCCTGCCGCCCCTACTGCTCCTGGGGCCATTTTTGGTTTGTCCACTGCTCTACTGGTGGTTGGTGCAAAAAGGTCGCATTGTCCCCGATAAAGAGGCCCAAGCTACCGCTTCCCCTAGCACCGATGGCACCCAAGGAAAAGAGCAGAAATCATCACAGCCAACCCCTCGACCCATTGATGCGGCGGAAGAAAAATCTTTGCGGGATTGTTTTCCCTGGGGAGTGTATTACCTCCAGCAATTAGACTATCGCCCCCAAGCCATTCTGTGCCGAGGTAAATTACAGGTAGCGCCGGAAATGGCCTATGAACGGGTCAAGGGCAATGTGGAAGATGTCTTTGGCGATCGCTTTTTAGTTTTATTTCAAGAAAGTTTACAAGGCCAACCTTTTTTCGCCTTGGTCCCTAACCCGGCCCAGGCGAAGGAAGATCGCGTTAATAATGGCGAAAAGCTCCATAAACCTTGGTTAGCGTTAACCTTACTGCTGCTCACTGGGTTTACCACCACCATGGTGGGGGCGGAAATGGCCGGTTTGACCCCCGAAAAACTCCAGGCAGGCATCCAGACGTTAATGGTGGGTTTACCCTACAGTTTGGCAATTTTGACTATTTTGGGGTGCCATGAATTGAGTCACTATGGGGCAGCGATCCACTACAAAATCCGCACCACTTTGCCCTATTTCATTCCCATTCCCTTCTTTTTGGGTACCTTTGGCGCTTTTATCCAGATGAAGTCCCCGGTGCCCCACCGTAAGGCCTTATTTGATGTGGCGATCGCCGGGCCGTTGGGGGGCTTGGTGGTGGCGTTGCCAATTTTATGGTGGGGGTTGGCCCAATCCACTGTGGAACCCATGCCGGACAATACTAACCTGTTGCGGTTTGATGCCCTGGATTATCGTTTTTCTCTGCTGATGACCCTAATTACGAAGGCAGCGTTGGGCAGTCAATTAGGGGCTAATACGGTGTTAGACCTCCATCCCTTGGCGATCGCCGGTTACATTGGTTTGATTGTGACTGCCTTGAATCTGATGCCCTTTGGTCAATTGGACGGGGGGCACATTATCCACGCCATGTTGGGACAACGGGCGGCCATTGTGACAGGGCAAATTACCAGGGTGGCCATGGTGCTGCTGTCCTTTATCCGTAGTGATTTTTTCATCTGGGCAATTATTTTGTTACTGATGCCTGTGGGGGATCAGCCAGCTTTAAATGATGTCAGCGAGTTGGATGACCGTCGGGATTTGTTAGGTATTCTGGCGATCGCCATTTTGATTTTGATCCTTTTGCCGGTGCCGCCCCCATTAGCCCAGTGGTTGGGAATATAG
- a CDS encoding ABC transporter substrate-binding protein, with protein MSNKNEIPILIGALLVTLGIVGGGGWFLFNRMNPATVGPGLSTTGSMPRELQANVSTGEKVLVPTMDNETKLFASKAIAGGKNQEALQQLTQYLEKSPNDPEAWIYLNNLRALDHNPLQIAVVAPVGSSLNIAQEILRGAAQAQEEINQKGGIDGRFLHITIVNDANDGTLAQQFAGELVKQNQILGVVGHNASSATLSAAPTYEAGGLVLVNATSDANGITNVGNHIFRVIPQINTSAQTLVQQVGKEVDQVAVCYDSKAPDGVSFYQEFTTGLLASGGQLAPTVCDLSEANFNSQTKMAEIVASGAQGLLILPHIDRLDRAFALGDANRGRLKLYGNSPLSTIKTLEQGQSMVDLMVAIPWSSKRGANRPFAEAARKFWGGDVSWRTAATYDAVYVVANALAVAPSREGLQKVLTEPEFVSSTINGEVRFLPNGDRAGQATLVQIKPSPSHVTGYDFFPINR; from the coding sequence ATGTCCAACAAAAACGAGATTCCCATTTTAATCGGTGCGTTGTTAGTCACCTTGGGCATTGTGGGAGGGGGAGGTTGGTTTTTATTTAATAGAATGAATCCTGCTACGGTGGGGCCCGGTTTATCCACCACGGGGTCCATGCCAAGGGAATTACAAGCCAATGTCAGCACGGGGGAAAAGGTGCTTGTTCCCACCATGGATAACGAAACTAAACTATTTGCTTCCAAGGCGATCGCCGGGGGTAAAAACCAGGAAGCGTTGCAACAGTTAACTCAATATCTGGAAAAATCCCCCAACGACCCGGAAGCCTGGATCTATCTGAACAATCTGCGGGCTTTAGACCATAATCCCCTCCAGATAGCGGTGGTGGCCCCGGTGGGCAGTAGCCTCAACATTGCCCAGGAAATTTTGCGAGGAGCGGCCCAGGCCCAGGAAGAAATTAATCAAAAGGGCGGGATTGACGGTCGTTTTCTGCACATCACCATTGTCAATGATGCCAATGACGGCACTTTAGCCCAACAATTTGCCGGGGAGTTAGTCAAACAAAATCAGATTTTGGGGGTGGTGGGACACAATGCCAGCAGTGCCACCCTCAGTGCGGCCCCTACCTACGAAGCGGGGGGATTAGTGCTGGTCAACGCCACCAGCGACGCCAATGGCATTACCAATGTTGGCAACCATATTTTTCGGGTTATTCCCCAAATCAATACCTCCGCCCAAACCTTGGTGCAACAGGTCGGGAAAGAAGTGGACCAAGTGGCGGTTTGCTACGATTCCAAAGCTCCCGATGGCGTTTCTTTTTACCAGGAATTTACCACTGGTTTGTTGGCCAGCGGCGGCCAGTTAGCCCCCACCGTCTGCGATCTGAGTGAAGCTAATTTCAACAGCCAAACCAAAATGGCAGAAATTGTTGCCAGCGGGGCCCAGGGATTGCTGATTTTGCCCCACATCGATCGTCTAGACCGTGCCTTTGCCCTGGGCGATGCCAACCGAGGAAGGTTAAAGCTCTATGGCAATAGTCCCCTGTCTACGATTAAAACGTTGGAGCAGGGACAGAGCATGGTGGATTTAATGGTGGCCATTCCCTGGAGTTCCAAGCGTGGGGCCAATCGTCCCTTTGCCGAGGCGGCCCGCAAGTTTTGGGGGGGAGATGTGTCTTGGCGTACGGCGGCCACCTATGATGCGGTTTATGTCGTGGCCAATGCCTTGGCCGTCGCTCCCAGCCGTGAAGGTTTACAAAAAGTTTTGACGGAACCGGAATTTGTTTCTAGCACCATTAACGGGGAAGTGCGCTTTTTACCCAACGGCGATCGGGCAGGGCAAGCCACCTTGGTGCAAATTAAACCTTCCCCCAGCCATGTGACCGGCTACGATTTTTTCCCCATTAACCGCTGA